One region of Ananas comosus cultivar F153 linkage group 9, ASM154086v1, whole genome shotgun sequence genomic DNA includes:
- the LOC109715555 gene encoding universal stress protein PHOS34-like, producing the protein MEAHMKPELQDPAPPPVKAPPPAAAAAIQTSSPRFFFSSAAAANPSAASHRRIAIAVDLSDESAYAVKWAVQNYLRPGDAVILLHVRPTSVLYGADWGSIDHSVSAAAAAADADSEESQQKLEDDFDAFTVSKAQDLAQPLVDGQFPFKIHIVKDHDMKERLCLEVERLGLSAVIMGSRGFGASRKANKARLGSVSDYCVHHCVCPVVVVRFPDDGVGPASGTADGSSAAAVGSKKTDVELHPVPEEEDVSEEHKDG; encoded by the coding sequence ATGGAAGCTCACATGAAGCCCGAACTTCAAGATCCGGCGCCTCCTCCGGTGAAGGCGCcgcctccggcggcggcggcggcgatccaGACCTCGTCGCCgcgcttcttcttctcctcggcggcggcggcgaaccccTCCGCCGCGTCCCACCGCCGCATCGCCATCGCCGTCGACCTCAGCGACGAGAGCGCCTACGCCGTGAAGTGGGCGGTGCAAAACTACCTCCGCCCCGGCGACGCCGTGATCCTCCTCCACGTCCGCCCCACCTCCGTCCTCTACGGCGCCGATTGGGGCTCCATCGACCACTCCGtctccgccgcggccgccgccgcagaCGCCGACTCCGAGGAGTCGCAGCAGAAGCTCGAGGACGACTTCGACGCGTTTACCGTCTCCAAGGCGCAGGACCTGGCGCAGCCTCTCGTGGACGGGCAGTTCCCGTTCAAGATCCACATCGTGAAGGACCACGACATGAAGGAGAGGCTCTGCTTGGAGGTGGAGCGCCTAGGGCTTAGCGCGGTGATCATGGGGAGCAGGGGCTTCGGGGCGTCGCGCAAGGCCAACAAGGCGAGGCTCGGGAGCGTCAGCGACTACTGCGTCCACCACTGCGTCTGCCCCGTCGTGGTCGTGCGCTTCCCCGATGACGGGGTTGGGCCCGCGTCCGGGACGGCGGATGGGAGCTCTGCCGCTGCGGTTGGGAGCAAGAAGACGGACGTTGAGCTGCATCCGgtgccggaggaggaggatgtcTCCGAAGAGCATAAAG